One window from the genome of Musa acuminata AAA Group cultivar baxijiao chromosome BXJ1-4, Cavendish_Baxijiao_AAA, whole genome shotgun sequence encodes:
- the LOC135672534 gene encoding B3 domain-containing protein Os03g0120900-like has translation MEFTARRSDGFYMTEEEKHEEASQHPSFIPLSSSSSSPSISATVGWHVGPSDTAGNGAAGDSGNESNFFTEKEHMFDKVVTPSDVGKLNRLVIPKQHAERHFPLDPTANEKGMLLSFDDRTGKSWRFRYSYWNSSQSYVMTKGWSRFVKEKRLDAGDVVSFGRGVGESGRDHLYIDWKRRQENHDLPRAPRAPLTGVSMARPLGPWGVSRFFIPPAAIYDHHRPGFGYSPMSSGTSSGGQFLFVGSTSAGPPQFGVQPGSRSGQPMVLNSLPLVRSQAQASAKRVRLFGVNLDCPESKGNAQLPSGLSSASAPQLQSSSTLQFLPLPHGRTESSVAPSSTITDHRLSLDLDL, from the coding sequence ATGGAGTTCACAGCTAGAAGAAGCGATGGGTTTTACATGACCGAGGAAGAAAAGCATGAAGAGGCCTCCCAACATCCTTCCTTTATTCCtttatcttcttcctcttcttcgccaTCGATATCCGCTACCGTCGGATGGCATGTTGGTCCATCCGATACGGCAGGCAACGGCGCCGCCGGTGATAGCGGCAACGAGAGCAATTTCTTCACGGAGAAAGAGCACATGTTCGACAAGGTAGTCACGCCAAGCGACGTCGGTAAGCTGAACCGGCTGGTGATCCCCAAGCAGCACGCCGAGAGGCACTTCCCGCTTGACCCAACCGCCAACGAGAAAGGGATGCTGCTGAGCTTCGACGACCGGACGGGGAAGTCGTGGCGCTTCCGCTACTCCTACTGGAACAGCAGCCAGAGCTACGTCATGACCAAGGGCTGGAGCCGTTTTGTCAAGGAGAAGAGGCTCGACGCCGGGGATGTCGTCTCCTTCGGCCGTGGCGTCGGCGAGTCCGGACGCGACCATCTCTACATCGACTGGAAGCGGCGGCAGGAGAACCACGATCTACCCCGGGCGCCACGAGCTCCGCTCACGGGGGTATCCATGGCACGGCCGTTAGGACCGTGGGGTGTCAGCCGTTTCTTCATCCCGCCGGCGGCCATTTACGACCACCACCGTCCAGGTTTCGGCTACAGCCCCATGAGCTCAGGCACCAGTAGCGGCGGTCAGTTTCTTTTCGTCGGATCTACATCGGCAGGGCCACCGCAGTTCGGGGTGCAACCTGGCAGCCGCAGCGGCCAGCCGATGGTTCTCAACTCACTGCCACTCGTCCGCAGTCAGGCTCAGGCTTCAGCAAAGCGTGTGAGGCTGTTCGGTGTGAACCTCGATTGCCCCGAATCCAAAGGAAATGCCCAGCTCCCTAGTGGGCTATCGTCCGCGAGTGCACCTCAGCTGCAGTCGAGTTCTACGCTTCAGTTCCTCCCGCTTCCGCATGGCAGAACCGAGTCCTCGGTAGCTCCGTCATCAACGATCACCGATCATCGCTTATCGTTGGATCTCGACTTGTGA
- the LOC103976394 gene encoding flavanone 3-dioxygenase 2-like, whose amino-acid sequence MADQLLSTVPHHHSLPENYIRPESQRPRLAEVISDAHVPAVDLSSPDKSHVIAQIADACRSYGFFQVLNHGVPVELMVKMMVIALEFFRLPPEEKAKHYSDDPARKMRLSTSFNIRKETVHNWRDYLRLHCYPLEDYVPEWPSNPSSFKEVASAYCKEVRQLGFRLLGAISLSLGLEEKYMEEVLGEQEQHMAINYYPKCPQPQLTYGLPPHTDPNALTILLQDPDVSGLQVLKHGQWIAVHPQPHAFVINIGDQLQALSNGRYKSVWHRAVVNSEKERMSIASFLCPCNCAIISPPEKLISEASPAMYRSYTYEEYYKKFWSRNLDDEHCLEVFRS is encoded by the exons ATGGCCGACCAGCTCCTCTCCACTGTCCCTCACCACCACAGCCTCCCGGAAAACTACATCCGGCCGGAATCTCAAAGGCCTCGCCTCGCCGAAGTCATCAGCGACGCCCACGTCCCCGCCGTCGATCTGAGCTCACCCGATAAGTCTCATGTGATCGCTCAAATCGCCGACGCCTGCCGATCGTACGGCTTCTTCCAG GTGTTGAACCATGGAGTGCCAGTTGAGCTGATGGTGAAGATGATGGTGATCGCTCTGGAATTCTTCCGCCTCCCTCCGGAAGAGAAGGCGAAGCACTACTCGGATGACCCGGCCAGGAAGATGAGGCTGTCGACAAGCTTTAACATCCGGAAGGAGACGGTCCATAATTGGAGAGACTATCTTCGTCTCCATTGCTACCCTCTGGAGGACTACGTGCCCGAGTGGCCTTCCAATCCTTCTTCATTCAA GGAAGTGGCCAGCGCTTACTGTAAGGAAGTCCGTCAACTAGGTTTTCGGCTCCTGGGAGCAATATCTCTAAGCTTAGGGCTGGAGGAGAAGTACATGGAAGAGGTTCTGGGGGAGCAAGAACAACACATGGCCATCAACTACTATCCCAAGTGCCCTCAGCCGCAGCTCACATATGGTCTGCCACCCCACACGGATCCCAATGCTCTCACAATTCTACTTCAGGATCCCGACGTCTCTGGCTTGCAGGTTCTCAAACACGGCCAATGGATTGCGGTGCATCCCCAACCCCACGCCTTCGTCATCAACATCGGCGACCAGCTGCAG GCATTGAGTAATGGTAGGTATAAGAGTGTTTGGCACCGAGCTGTGGTGAACTCAGAGAAAGAGAGGATGTCAATAGCATCATTCCTCTGTCCCTGTAACTGCGCCATCATTAGCCCTCCGGAGAAGCTCATCAGCGAGGCATCTCCGGCCATGTACAGGAGCTACACCTACGAGGAGTACTACAAGAAGTTTTGGAGCAGAAACTTGGATGACGAGCACTGCTTGGAGGTTTTCCGAAGCTAA